A part of Cryptococcus neoformans var. neoformans JEC21 chromosome 4 sequence genomic DNA contains:
- a CDS encoding expressed protein yields MAAPPPEVYLAEGFDPSTLRVPQLRSVLLAHGKGYPSRFTKAELVQEFITHITSQAPDLRSAAANVQPSNKGIISVSDNGDETPAVPIKRPRKSRRVAAEPVSAQADEAEPGMVIEVEPDRPEPPIKKMRPKAKNVVVELEQSPAKRKSRMGKQPIIQVENADRETEAELKVGPTIELPTSSRRTTGGRASGTPGPSAFATEAPSSSLGTEKFRTPNAARTTSQPHSTRKSESTAKSMDHVQKESEKEDEMWQISKARASRRSDGEQSSFSDFNPFQSGSEEAAERERRRRKSSIGLGSSNKLKTTKPRSSEPVPAYVTTPPGILRRVGPSRDNIRTPLSDVKRAMHSGSDLDAAVAYNQEVQEKLNRISASHTRDGRDETEVTIHSSISSFHGPKSLAKRVNDQINQTVPAPRATLPLSVLFLLLLTFISNFQKQSSSIGFCDTGLNTNEIALHRQASRSEAEACLLDKAKLDMVDKDAATKIVCDTTNLPLIPFLPVPTGCTACPAHAQCSHGEIVSCAPEYKLVTHPMSFLSPLANGFPGIGPRPFPPACRPDTAKKRLIGALAKAVEKSLAQHRGDIICQSLSLDQGEVERYGVDEEELRERFSGQKNSKLAREAFDELFSAAIKDLVEHEDLVVFIDVENDKTSYAAARTELTLACRAKLEATDLLHRWKSQLGSTAAVLLAIAYIRSEVNRRKQEKYRAEELVQVALKRLQDQEQLHYTDPVTNPQPFIPRDQLRDLVMPHTGSTASRLRLWARVLDMVERNANVAVRDQELKGEIWKTWEWAGVGERHVTWEQ; encoded by the exons ATGGCAGCCCCTCCTCCAGAGGTCTATCTTGCAGAGGGATTCGACCCGAGCACCCTCAGA GTGCCGCAGCTTCG ATCTGTCTTACTCGCCCATGGCAAGGGCTACCCTTCCCGCTTCACCAAGGCCGAACTCGTTCAAGAATTCATTACCCATATCACCAGCCAGGCACCC GATCTTCGTTCAGCTGCGGCAAACGTGCAGCCGTCAAATAAAGGCATTATATCTGTCTCAGACAACGGTGACGAGACGCCTGCGGTTCCAATCAAACGACCCCGCAAATCGCGACGAGTCGCCGCGGAGCCGGTGTCGGCGCAGGCAGATGAAGCGGAACCTGGAATGGTTATCGAAGTGGAGCCTGACCGTCCTGAGCCTCCAATCAAGAAGATGCGCCCTAAAGCAAAAAATGTTGTagttgagcttgagcagTCTCCGGCGAAGAGAAAATCGAGGATGGGGAAACAACCGATTATTCAGGTCGAAAATGCTGATCGGGAAACAGAAGCAGAGCTCAAAGTTGGACCCACAATTGAACTGCCGACTTCC TCCCGCCGAACAACCGGTGGCCGTGCCTCTGGGACCCCAGGCCCATCCGCCTTTGCGACTGAAGccccatcgtcatctttaGGAACAGAGAAATTTCGCACTCCTAATGCGGCTCGTACTACTTCCCAACCTCACAGTACCAGGAAAAGTGAGTCAACGGCCAAGAGTATGGATCACGTTCAGAAAGAAagtgaaaaggaagatgagatgtgGCAAATCAGCAAAGCCAGAGCGTCAAGGAGGTCTGATGGGGAACAGTCTAGCTTTTCAGACTTCAATCCCTTTCAGAGTGGGAGTGAGGAGGCCGCCGAACGTGAAAGGCGCCGTAGAAAG TCCTCCATCGGTCTCGGATCATCCAACAAATTAAAGACCACAAAACCTCGATCATCCGAACCAGTCCCAGCTTATGTCACGACGCCGCCTGGGATTCTTCGCCGAGTAGGTCCTAGCAGGGACAACATCCGCACCCCTCTTTCCGACGTCAAACGTGCCATGCACTCTGGCTCAGATTTAGACGCTGCGGTGGCGTATAACCAAGAAGTTCAGGAGAAACTCAACCGGATCTCGGCCAGCCATACTCGTGATGGAAGAGACGAGACTGAAGTCACCATACACTCTTCCATCAGCTCCTTCCACGGTCCAAAGTCTCTTGCTAAACGCGTCAATGACCAAATCAATCAAACTGTCCCTGCTCCTCGAGCAACTCTGCCGCTCTCCGtgcttttccttctcctcctcacctTCATATCCAACTTCCAGAAGCAATCTTCATCTATAGGCTTCTGCGACACTGGCTTGAATACCAATGAGATagctcttcatcgtcaagCATCTCGCTCAGAAGCCGAAGCGTGTCTGCTAGATAAAGCCAAACTCGACATGGTAGATAAGGACGCAGCCACGAAAATCGTGTGCGACACTACAAACTTACCGCTTATTCCTTTCTTGCCCGTTCCTACAGGCTGCACAGCGTGCCCTGCTCACGCTCAATGCTCACATGGTGAAATCGTCTCATGTGCTCCAGAATACAAACTTGTGACACACCCCATGTCCTTTCTCTCGCCTTTAGCAAACGGCTTTCCTGGCATTGGTCCTCGCCCTTTCCCGCCTGCCTGCAGGCCTGATACTGCGAAAAAACGCCTGATCGGGGCGCTTGCAAAAGCCGTGGAGAAGAGTCTTGCTCAGCATAGGGGCGATATCATCTGTCAAAGTTTGAGTCTCGATCAAGGCGAAGTGGAAAGATATGgtgtggatgaggaggaactGAGAGAAAGGTTTAGCGGACAGAAAAACTCCAAGTTGGCGCGCGAGGCGTTTGACGAGCTATTCTCTGCGGCCATCAAAGACCTGGTAGAGCATGAGGATCTGGTTGTATTCATCGATGTTGA GAATGACAAGACCAGCTATGCTGCCGCTAGGACAGAGCTCACCCTAGCCTGTCGGGCAAAACTCGAAGCGACAGATCTGCTACACAGATGGAAGAGCCAGCTCGGTT CTACTGCTGCCGTCCTCCTAGCGATTGCCTATATTCGCTCTGAAGTAAACCGCAGGAAGCAAGAAAAATACCGTGCCGAGGAACTGGTACAAGTCGCCTTGAAACGCTTGCAAGATCAGGAACAATTACATTACACTGACCCCGTGACTAACCCTCAACCTTTCATCCCGCGCGATCAACTACGCGACCTCGTTATGCCCCATACGGGTTCGACTGCTTCTCGCCTGAGGCTGTGGGCAAGAGTACTCGATATGGTGG
- a CDS encoding septin ring protein, putative yields the protein MTSLVSSPPEGIAAASYVGFDSITRQIEHKLLKRGFQFNVMVVGQTGLGKSTLINTLFASHLIESKGRFEPDIVPRQTTEIAAQSHVIVENGVRLKLNIIDTPGYGDNVNNEGCWDPIIKYIKDQHSAYLRKELTAMRDRFIPDTRIHCCLFFINPTGHTLKPIDIVVLKKLTEVVNVVPVIAKSDSLTLEERTLFKQRILAEMHHNQIRMFPFDSDELDEEELQLNERVREMLPFAVVGSERSVIIDGKPVRGRKNRWGVINVEDERHCEFVYLRNFLTRTHLQDLIETTAQVHYETFRSKQLLALKESSAKAQQASASTA from the exons ATGACTTCTCTAGTATCCTCACCTCCCGAAGGGATCGCGGCCGCTTCTTATGTCGGTTTCGATT CTATCACTCGGCAGATCGAACATAAACTCCTGAAGCGTGGCTTCCAGTTCAATGTGATGGTAGTCG GGCAAACTGGCCTCGGAAAGTCCACCCTCATCAACACACTTTTTGCCTCTCACCTCATCGAGTCCAAAGGAAGGTTTGAACCAGACATTGTGCCCCGTCAGACGACAGAAATCGCTGCTCAGTCCCACG TGATCGTGGAGAATGGGGTGCGACTGAAGTTGAACATCATAGACACTCCCGGATATGGGGACAATGTTAACAACGAAGGCTGCTGGGATCCAATCATCAAATAT ATAAAAGACCAGCACTCCGCTTATTTGCGTAAAGAACTCACAGCCATGCGAGACCGCTTCATTCCTGATACTCGTATCCACTGCtgtcttttcttcatcaacccCACGGGCCACACTTTGAAACCT ATTGACATTGTGGTCCTCAAAAAACTTACCGAAGTAGTCAATGTAGTGCCAGTCATTGCAAAATCCGACTCCCTGACTCTGGAGGAACGAACCCTTTTCAAACAGCGG ATCTTGGCCGAAATGCATCACAATCAAATCAGAATGTTTCCCTTTGACTCTGACGAActcgacgaggaggagctTCAACTCAACGAGCGTGTTAGG GAAATGCTTCCATTCGCCGTCGTTGGCTCTGAACGAAGTGTCATCATTGATGGCAAACCCGTGCgtggaaggaagaacagGTGGGGGGTTATCAACgtcgaggatgaaagaCATTGCGAGTTTGTTTACTTGCGAAACTTCCTTACGAG AACTCACCTGCAAGATCTCATTGAAACCACTGCACAGGTGCACTATGAAACTTTCCGGTCGAAACAGCTCCTTGCTCTCAAAGAGTCTTCCGCCAAAGCCCAACAAGCATCTGCATCGACGGCATAA
- a CDS encoding delayed-type hypersensitivity antigen - related — MFSSTIATLLFGTLFSLPVIFADTPYLGCVLTTAANGAASVSSRQSDSATCVSSCGNSNYPYAFWVGAIVLGNNCYCVSEANYISAANYVVPTGSSTACVAIVQAASYATSSTFSYENCYAPSGLVSGVINTVTGVLGTTVSSPRACFELCAGTSDAYFTPYLLGGNTLSPRYGCSCGDETVVSGSPSYCGLGSFYAYSHPAAAAASSLPRRKRAIERIQAQKRSEMIRERQWDCPTGMSACNVDGVTNSWECVDPTSDIESCGGCTYGEYSASGNASESTGVDCTALPGVLRGSVTCSGSRCEAFACKRGWTLRNGECTKSVTLQL, encoded by the exons ATGTTCTCGTCCACTATTGCGACTTTGCTTTTTGGCACCCTGTTCTCCCTTCCAGTTATTTTCGCCGACACTCCTTACCTTGGTTGTGTCCTTACTACTGCTGCCAACGGTGCTGCAAGCGTAAGCAGTAGACAGAGCGACAGTGCCACTTGTGTC TCTTCCTGCGGTAACAGCAACTACCCTTATGCCTTCTGGGTTGGTGCAATCGTCCTCGGCAACAACTGCTATTGTGTTTCCGAGGCCAATTACATCAGTGCCGCCAACTATGTCGTACCAACTGGCTCCTCTACCGCATGCGTCGCCATCGTCCAGGCTGCC AGTTATGCTACTTCATCCACTTTCTCTTACGAAAACTGCTACGCTCCCTCTGGTCTTGTGTCGGGTGTGATCAACACTGTCACCGGCGTCCTCGGTACCActgtctcttctcctcgagcTTGCTTTGAGCTCTGCGCCGGCACTTCGGACGCTTACTTCACTCCTTACCTCTTGGGTGGTAACACCCTCTCTCCTCGATACGGATGCTCTTGCGGTGACGAAACTGTTGTTTCTGGCTCTCCTTCCTACTGCGGTCTCGGTTCTTTCTACGCTTACAGTCACCCTGCCGCGGCGGCTGCTAGTTCTCTTCCCCGAAGGAAGCGTGCCATCGAAAGGATTCAAGCCCAGAAGAGGTCCGAGATGATCAGGGAGAGGCAATGGGACTGCCCTACTGGCATGAGCGCCTGTAACGTCGATGGCGTAACCAACTCCTGGGAG TGTGTTGACCCTACTTCCGATATCGAATCATGTGGCGGATGCACTTACGGCGAGTACAGCGCCAGCGGCAACGCCTCTGAATCTACCGGTGTTGA CTGTACTGCACTCCCCGGTGTACTCCGAGGCTCCGTCACCTGTTCCGGTAGTCGATGTGAAGCCTTTGCTTGCAAGCGCGGATGGACCCTTCGAAACGGCGAGTGCACCAAGTCTGTCACTCTCCAGCTGTAA